Sequence from the Saccharopolyspora pogona genome:
GCCGGCATCCTCGGCGGGTTCCGTCGGGGCGGGAGCCGCACAGGTCTCACTGATGTGGACCTTGAAGCCGTTCCAGAACATATCCCGCTTGACGCCCCAACGGGCGTCGGTGTCCTAGGGTGAGGTTAAGCGCCGACAGCCGGGCGGGAGACCACCATCCTTATCGATGTCATTCCCCCGCCGCTTGATCACCTCCCGCCCATTCCTGGCCACGGTGCGCGTGTAGTTCTGGACCAGCACCACGCGCAGGATCTCCACGGCCGGGAGTTCACGCAGCCACGTCGGCGAGGCGGGCGCGTAGACGGCCGCCAGTAACGTGAAGCCGTCTTTGCCGTAGGACAGGGCGAGTTCGTCCTTCTTGGTCTGCGAGGTCGGCAAGCGCCAGGTGTCGATCCGCTGCTGGTAACGCCGGCTCCAGCCCGGAACGTCGAGCACCTCGGCCACCCAATGCGGGGCCGCGGCGGACAGGGCTTCCAGACAAGCGCGCACCGCCTCACCCGCCAACTCCAGCCGGTTGAGGTCCCGCACCGCGGCGATCACATGCGTGGAGTCCGTGCGTTGCTTGCCACCAGCGGTGACCAAGCCCTTGTCCCGCAACACCGCCAGCAGCAGGTCCAGGGCCTTCTCCTCCAGCCGGTGCTGGACAACGCGGGCACGGAACTCGCTGAGCACCGTGTGGTCGAAACCGGGGTCGGTCAACTCCAGCCCCAGCGCGTATTTCCAGGCGAGGTTGGTGCGCACCGCGTCGGCGGCCTGTCGGTCGGTCAGATCCTCCGCCTTCTGCAGCACCGTGATCATGGCGAGCATGCCCGGCGACCAGCCGGGCTTGCCACGAGCCCCGAACGCCGTGGCGAACTCAGCGTCCGCGAACAGCTCACCGAGCTGATCACGGACCTGCACAGCCAACGGCACCTCACGTCGCCCTCTGTACATCGCCCGGATCGCCGCGGCGATCTCCGGGACCGGCTCCGGCCAGGGCTGCGGCTGCACCGACACCACGATCTCCATCCTGCGGCCAGACACCACAAGACTGCCGCGAGATCATCATCCCAAGCCTGCCCAACACACCCTCACCCAACCCGAGAATTAACCACCAGGGTCCACTACGGCACTAAAACCACGATCCCGGAGACCGTCGGCCTCAGCCGTCCCCGGACATGCCTACGACTCTCCGACCGGCACCGGCACCGGCACACCACGTTGTCCACGCATCACCCCATCGCCAAGGAGACGAACGATGTTCATCGAGCAGAGCTGGAAACCCGGAGTGTGGATCGACGGACAGCCGTCCCACGCCACAGACACCACCGATACCTTCGGCGCGTTCGCCCACGATATCCACGCCGATCTACGCACCGCCCGCGACGCCGGAGCCATCCCCGCGCACGTCGAAACCACGATCAGCGCCTCCACCATCGCTCCGCTGTGGGGCGACACCCCGCCCATCCTGCTGCTGCACATCCGACTTACAGGACTCACCGGCCCCGATCACGCTCCTGCCCTCGACCACGTCGTCGCCGAAGCATTCACAATCCTCGACCGTCGCGGTACCCAACACCTGACCCCTGACCAATGCGACCAGTACGCCGGTGCCCTGTTCTTCGTCGACGAACACGGCCAGCCACAAACCAACCGGACGCATCGGTTCCGTTGATTGATCACAGCATGGAAATGAGTGGCAGCGCTGCGTCGCGGGTGCTTTGCGTAGTGATTTCGCAGGAGACCTTGTGGTGCCACTCCAGTCGGTGCACCGCTGACCAATTGAGAGCACTGGCTGTGGGCGGAAGGCTGTGCCCTCCACCCGCAGCCCTCAAGCCCACCGGCCCTTTCCTCCTGCGGTGAGTTCACGGTTCGGCACCGCATCGACAGTCATGGCCAATCTGCCGTAGGCCGTCTTCTACCGGGGACACCCACGCAATCCGCTGTGCCGGGTCACCGGCGATCCAGCCCATGCTGGCGCCACCGGGACGTAGCCGAGCACAGCGCGTCCAGTCGAGGCATCAACCCTTCGGGGTGCGACTTGCCCTAACGGCGGGCAAGGCAACGCTCATGCCAGTCCACGGTGTCCCATCATTCACCGTCGCAAATTCGACCGTGGCGCCAAGATCGACTACCAATGCACCGCAGGGCCAGGCTCCCCTCCGGGGCCTGGCCGTGCTACGTGATTCCTTCGTCGGTAAGTGGTTTATTGATCCGGGTGGCAAATGTGTGATGTTAGGCGGCGTAGCGAACTTCGGGTTTGCCGAAGTAGGAGCGAACTCGGTCGGGCAGCTTCTGGAGCCGGTGGAGGAAGGAGCGGACCGCTTGTTTCAACTCGGCGCGGGTTTTGGGGGCTGTGCTGGTGGAAACGGTGCGTTTGAGGTCGGCATTGAGTAGCTCGTCGGGGTTGAGTTCGGGGCTGTATCCCGGCAGGAAGTGCATCGCGATCGCCTCAGCGTGCTTGGTGATCCATTGCTGGATAGTCTTGCGGCGGTGGACGGGGTGTCCGTCAACGATCAGGTGGACCTTGCGGTCCAGATGGCGGGTCAGCCGGTCCAGGAACGACAGGAACACCTTGCCGTTGAACGAGCCGGTGTAGACGGTGAAGTACAGCTCGCCTTTGTTCCCGATCGCGCACATCGCGTTCACGCTGAATCGTTTGCCCGTTTTGCCCACCGCCGGTGTCTGGCCCGCCGGTGCCCAGGTGCGGGCTACGGTGGCGTCGGAGCGGATCCCGGTCTGGTCCAGCCACAGGATCAGTGCGCCCTCGCGGCGGGCGCGGGCGGCGATGGCCAGGTAGTCCTCCTCCAGCCATCGGCGTACGGACTCGGGGTCCTGTTCGTAGGCCTTGCGGATCGGTTTCTGCGGCGACAATCCCCAGGAACGCAGGTAGTTGCCGACGGTGCGCAGGTTCAACACGATGCCGTGGCGCACCCGGATCAGCTCGGCCACTGTCTTGCGGGTCCACACCAGGCCGGTCAGCCCGAACGTGGCCGGGGTGTGCTCGGCCACCGCATACCGCAGCTTGCGCTGCCGGCGGGCATTCAACGCTTTCTGCTCGCCGGGCTTGCGACCCCGGCGACGCCCGGTGAGACCCTTCGAGCCACGTTTCCGCCACGCCTGCACCCATCTGGACACCGACTGCGGGGCCACCGCGAACACCCGGGCCGCCTCGACCTGACTCATCCCACCATGAACAGCAGCGACCACCCTGCGCCGCAAATCCTCCTGCGCCTCAGGCGACAACCTCCGCGCGTCCCGCACACCAGCGATCATGCCAGAACAACGAAGATCACACCTATAAGTTCCCGATCAATAGCTGGCGGGTGCGTCGGTTTGTTTGGCGGCGAAGCGCTTGGGCTTGTCCTCGGTTTGCACTGCGTAGCCGTCGGCGACGAGCTTTTCCAACGCGTTGTTGACCGCCCCGGAGGAGCGGTTGAGTGCTGTGCCGATGGCGTTGGGGCTGAATTCTTCGCCAGGGCGTTCGGTGAGGTAATCCTCGACCATGCCGCGCAATTCACCCTTACTCAGGCGGGGCCTCTTAATGATCGGGCCGGGGCCGTCGACGCCGCTGGCCTCTCGTGCGTCTTCCGCGGATTCCTGTCCCTCGGCAGTAGATTCGTCGTTCGGGTCGGGGCTTTGCGGCTGGCTGGGCTCGTCCACGGCGGCCGGTTCTGCCGTGGTGTCGTCGCGTGCGGGGGAAGCTGTTCCGCGCAGGGGCGTGATCTGGTCGGTGTGGGTCATTGTCCAGCAGTCGGCGCTGCGGCGTCCGCCGTCGCCGATGCCGGAGATGCGGGTGGCACTGCTGTCTTTGGCCCACGTTGCCAGGATCTTTCCGGCTGTGGATCGGCCGACTCCGGCAGCTTCGGCGATGTCGGTAGTGGTGGCGCCCAGGTTGGCGTGGAGTGCGGCCCACACCTTGTCCTGGGATTCGGTGCGCGCGGGCATCGGGTTGCTATCGGTGTCAGCTGTGGGAACTGCTTTTAGGCGGCGCTGCTTGGCTGTGGTGCGGGCGTTGTCGTTCTTGCTGGGCATGACGGTTCGCTCCTGTTTGGGATGGGTGGTGGGTCATGCCCCCGGGGGCTGTTGCAGCCCCCGGTGCGCTGCCGGTCAAGTGGGCTACACAGACATGGACGCTTCGTTGTCCCGGTTCTGTCAAGCGGATTCCGGACAAGATGACTGTCTTGTGTAGACATTCCTCCGATCGGGCGCGCCGGTGCCCATTTCACAGTCGCAGCGAATCGCCATCGGTCCCGGGCGCGGTGATGTGCAGGGGCACGAGTGTCACTGGTCGCACAGGGCCGGCCCGCCGTGCCGCCGGAAGAATACGACTGGATCGATTGGCTGCCCGTGCTGTTCGATCTGGAAATGTAGGTGTGGTCCGGTTGATTCGCCTCGGTTTCCGACCTCTGCAATGAGTTCTCCGGTGCGGACTCGCTGGCCTGGTTGGATGTGGTTGCGGTTGTTGTGTCCGTAGATGGTGATGGTCCCGTCGGGATGCTGGATCCGGATCCAGAGGCCGTAGCCGGTGGCGGGTCCGGAGTCGATGACCGTACCGTCGCCGGCGGCGAGGATCGGGGTCCCGAGTGGTGCGGCAATATCCAGTCCGCGATGGAAGCCGGTGCCGCGGGGCCCGAAGCGTGAGGTGCATTGCCCCTGCACGGGTACAGTCCACTCCCCCGCTGCTGGTGTTCTGGTGCAGGTGTGTCCGTGGAGGGCGGTGAGGAGTTGTCGTGCTGCGGGTTCGTGTCGAGCGTAGGCGTGCGGGAATCCGGAGCGCTGGACTGTTTGTGCGGCGTCGTTGATGCTCATCGCCGGCCAGTCGGACACGGCGAGCAGGTGCCGGTAGAACTGGGTGGCGCTGTAGGTGGGGTCCAGGATCTGTTCGCGTTTACCCCAGCCTTGGGACGGGCGTTGCTGGAACACGCCCAGGCTGTCGCGGTCGCCGGAGTCGAGGTTGCGCAGCCGGGACTCCTGGATGGCGGTGACCAGCGCGATGATCCATCCGCGTTCGGGCACGTTGAGCTGCTTCCCGACCGTGAGGATGGTTGCGGCGTTGGCGAGTTGCTCGGACGTGTAGCCGGGTACGGCGGGCGTCTCGTCCCCAGCGAATGTGCAGCGTGTCTGATGGGTACCGCCGAGGACCGTGGTGACGACGCCGGCAGCCCCAGCGGCCATGAACACGATGAGGACGACGAGCCCACCCACGACGGCGAGCACGGTCTTGACAAGGGTAGACAGCGCTGATCACCTCGAAACCCTGCGAGGCTGGCGAGGAGGAGGCATTGGCATCGGCGGCGGCAGCACGCCCGGCGGAGTCACGCCGGCCGCGGGGTCGTTCACGGTGCTGGGGGCAGGGAGGTTCCACACATCAGCGAGGTCGTGCAACGGGTATCTGACGTCGCCTGCGGTGGCGGCGAGGGATGCCCAGATGGGTTCGGCGGGGCTGGGGTGGCTGGTGTCGGGGTTGAGATGATCGGCTGCGGCGGTGGCGACAGGGACGAGGTGGGGTTGGTCGAGGTCGCGCCAGGTGCGGTGGAGTTGGCGGCGGACGGTGACTTCGCGGCGGCCGGTGGGCAGCCACACCAGCACGGGGGTTGTGATGGCGGTAGCCGTAGCGAGGTGGGCGTAGCCGTGGAGTTTGCGGGCGACGCGTGCCACGGTCTCGGTGCTGAGGTCGAATTCGAGGAAGAACTCGGTCTCCCCGCTGGCGGTGCGCCAACGGCCGTAGGCATCAGGGCGGACGAGGTCACCAAAGTGACGGGCGAAGCGGGTTTCAGACCACCACACGCGCAACGTTTCCTCAGGGTGGTAATGGGCGCGGCTAATGAGGGCGGTAAACCATTCGTTGACGCCGACGGTGTGGGCCAGCCGCTGGTGGTGGGAGATGCTCATGGTCCGGTCGCGGCGGTAGCCCAGGTCTTTGACGTCCAGCCCGTATTCGCCGGCGAGAACGGCGGCACCGGCGGGACCGAGGACGTAGTGCATGGGCGCAGTGCCGAGCACGATCGCGGGCTGGAAGCGGTCGAGGACCGACCATTGGAACAGCTCGCGCAGGCGCTGGCGGCCGGAGCGGAAGGACGGGAACGCGCAGGCGGTGATCTGGCTAGCGGTGAGCACGCGGTGTTCGTGCAACATCCGGATGATCCACTTGTCGCGGGGCGTCAGCCGCCAGGCCAAGGTGGCTTGGTGTTCAACGGAGTTGGCGACGCGCGGGGTCGGGCGTGCGGGTTTGAGCCCGTGCAACGCGCGCTGCCGAGTGGGTTTGGTAATCACGGGAAAAGCACCTCCAGACCAGAGGTCATGGGCAGGCTGAATCGCCACGACGAGCGCAGAGTCGCTTCGAAGGCTCGTGTGGTGGTCAGGTGTTGCGGCGTGGATCCGCGCTGCGCGCCTGGTGCTCGCCCGACTCGGTGGGTTGTGATGCGCGCTGGTGGCTGGTGCTCCGGGCGATGCGGCGGATCTCCCGGGCGCGCCCGGGGACGGGTGGTGGGAGTGGTTGGGTGAGCAGGGTGAAGGGCTCGGCTTCGGCGCCGTGCAGGACCAGTCGCGCGGCGGCGTGGTACACGTCCAGGTGCGCGAGGTCGTGGTCGGAGAGCCGTGGTGTGGTGTGGCGGGCGAGTTCGCGGGCGTCTTCGGGGCTGGCGTTGAAGAAGATCTTGCTGCGGGCGTTGGTGGAGATGCCTTCCTTGAGCTCGCGGGGCAGCTGGCCGAGGTGCTGGTGTGCCAGGGTCATCGCGAGGCGGAATCCGCGTGCTTCGGCGAGCATGTCCTCCATGGGGTAGGGCAGGTTGAGGAAGTTGTGGCATTCGTCGATGACCATGCCCGCGTCCCGGCGCTGGGCCTGCGGGATGCTCGCCCGGGCGGTGGTGGTCTGCCAGACGCGTGCCACCACCAGTGAGCCGACCAGCCGGGTGGTTTCCTCGCCGAGCGTGCCTTTCGGGATCCGCAGCAAGCAGATTCCGCCATCGAGGACCTGTGTCATGTCGATGGTGGAGGGTCCGGCGGCGATGGCGTCACGCACGAACGGCCGGAGCAGGAATGCGCGGAGTTTGTTCATCAGCGGCGAGATGACCTGACTCCGGGAGGCGTCGGTGAGGTCCTCATACCAGGACCAGAATCCTTTGAGGACCGGGTCGGTGACGGCTGCCGTGACCCGGGCACGGAAGGCCGGCTCGGCCAGGAGCGTGGGCAGGTCGGCGAGGGTGGCGGTGCCGTCCTGTGCGCGCAGGGTCAGGCACGCGGCGCGCATGACGTCGTCGGTGCGGGGGCCCCAGAACGCGGAGTAGACGCGGCGGAACACCGACACCAGGTTGTCGACCGTGAGGTCGGTTTCCCCACCGTCGAGGGGGTTCAGGCAGGGTGGCCGGGTGCGGGCGTCGGCGTCGAAGAGCACCACCCTCTCCGCCGCGGTGCGGGGTAGGCGGGAGAGGACGTCGGTGACCAGATCCCCTTTGGGGTCGATCACCACGGTGCCGCGGCCTGCCTCGGCGTCGGCGAGGATCATAGAAGCCAGCAGGGTGGATTTCCCTGATCCGGTGGCGCCCAGGACATGCAGGTGGTGCCGGGCATCAGGAACGCGCAACGCCACCGGGCGGGGATGGCCGGTGTTGGTGACGCCCAGGGACTTGGCCTGCGGGCCGGGGGTGGCCACGCCGGGTGGTGGGGCGATGGCTTTGGCTCCGGCGCGCTGGATTCCGGGGATGGCTTCGTCGGTGGGCAGGTGTGCCAGTGCCGCGAGCTCCGGTACCGACAGCAGATCGCCCCTGCCCAGTCGCCGCTGGGTGAAGGCGAGGTCGGGGTGGCGGAGTCGGCGTCGGATGTAGTGGTTGTGGCCGGTGTAGGAGGCGAACGAGGCCGCCAGTGCGTGCGCCCGGCCCCGTGCCGCCGCTCTCGCTGTATCGACCTCCGTTGTGGTCGCGGTGTGGGGAAGCAGGGTGGCGGCGGCGTAGCGGATGACGGTCTCGTACTGGCTGCCGCGTTGTTTGGTCACGATCGCGCGGTTGGCCGCGGAGTGCTCCAGCGACGTCTGCGGATCACGACGAGCCATATCCCGACTGCTGTCGCGATGGCGGGTAGCTCCACCGGGGGTGATGAGGTCCAGGACCCGGCCTGCGAAATGGCTGCTGCTGTGGGTTCGCCGAGCGGCGCGGCGGGCTTGGGCGAGGCGGTGCCCGGTGACGGGACGGGCGAGGATGTGCACGCAGGCGTGCTCCTCGCGGTCCAGGCCGACCGGTGCCCCGATCAACGCACGGATCGGGTCGGCGTCGAAGTCGGTCCGGATCGGCAGCGCGTCCGGGCGAGCGAGCCGGAGCTCTCCGCCGACGAGGACTCGCCGCTGTCCAGGTCCGGGCGCGGGCAGGGGTGGCTCGGCGGGGCTGGTGCGGGTGTGTGCGCCGGGCCAGGCCGCTTCGACCGCCCGCTCGACCAGACCAGGGGGAATAACGCCGGGCACCCACAGCCGGATCGCGACACCAGTCTGAGAGAACACATATTCACACGCCAGGTGAGGTTGGCCGGTGAGAAGGCGTTTCCATCGTGGGCGCAGCAAGCCAACGAGGTGCGACCACAACGCCGCTCCCCCTGCAGAGTCCACTGTGGGCGGTGCAAGGATCGTCACCATGCGGGCGTTCTCGATGAGCCGCCGACGGCAGCGACCGCGCCACCACCAACGCCCGCCTACCACGCCGACGAGCCCGACGATGAGACCAGGCACGACGACAGGAGCGGCGGCACTCGCCCCAACACACAAGTGCTCGAATACGAGCTGCAGAGCACCCCACGGGTCCCGTAAGTAGTCTTGGATCAATCCACCGACCAGGCTGATCACTGCGGACGGCAAGGCGGGCATACCGCACCTCCTCGAGGTGACGTGTCCAGTTCATTCGGCACGCGGGTGGTCAGGTTGAGCGCGGGAGGCGGATGTCGCTCACAGCAGTCCCAGGTTCATCGCCGGCGAGGTGCGTTGTCGCCTGACCGAGCTCGACATATCCGGAGTCCATAGTGGATTCCGGATGTGGGGTATCGGCGAGTTCGGCGGGGTCACTGGTGACCAGGGCGTGTTCGGCCGGTGAGGCGACGGTGTGGAAGGCCACGCGCTGGGTGCCAGCGGCCAGCAGGCCTTGGCCTTGCTCGGCGGAGAGCAGGAATTGGCGTTCGCCGGCGGAAAGATCGAAAGTGCGGGTCATCTCCTCGATCGCTTGCGATGCCTGCCGCAGCAGGATCTGGGTGGCGGCGTTGGCGATGACGGCTTTGCCGAGATCGCTGCCGAGGACGTCGGCGGTGTCCTGGGTCGCCACGGTCAACCCGGCCCAGTGTTTGCGGGACGCCTTGGCCATGCGGAACAAGAACTCCGCGCCCGCGGGTTGGCGCATGAGCAGCCAGGCTTCATCGACGACGACCAGCCGTGGCCGGCGGAGCACGGGGTGGGTGACCCGGCGCCACACCGCGTCCAGGGTGAGCAGGGTGCCGATGGGTTTGAGTTCGTCGGGCAGATCCCGCAGCGAGAACACCACGAGGTGCCCGTCGGGGCGGGTCGTGGTGGGCCCGTTGAACAGGTCCTGGAACGCTCCGTCGACATAGGGGTGCAGCCGCGCAGCGAGATCGGCCGCGACAGTGTGGCCGGTGGCGGTGAGGGTGTCGCGAAGATCGCGGAGGGTGGGGGCGGGGCGAGTCCAGGTGCGGGCATCCGGGGTGATTCCGGCCTGGCGGTAGGTGGCGGCGATCGCCTCATCCAGCACTGCCCGCTCCCCCGCCGATAGTGGTGCGTCGAGGAGGACGCTGATCACGGTCTGCAGGAACAGGCTTCGGCGCACGAGTGCGTCTTTCGGCGCGGTGCGTGTGCCGTCGACACCGGTGGTGATGGGCAGGTCGAAGGGGTTGAGGCGGACACCGTCGGCGCCGAGGTGGAGGTAGGTGCCGCCGACGGCGTCGGCCAGGCGCCGGTATTCGTCTTCGGGGTCGATGACGGCGACTTCGATCCCGCGGTAGAGCGAGCGCAGCGTCTCCAGTTTGACGAGGTAGCTCTTCCCGGCGCCGCTGCGGCCGAGGATCACGCTGTTGTGGTTGTCGGCGGCGAAGCGATCCCAGTGCACCAGTCCTTGGCTGCCCACGTTGAACCCGTAGAGCACCCCCGCCGGCGCCGACACCGACGTCGGGTCGGCCGGAGGAAGGTCGGCGCTGGTGAAGGGGAACGCCGCGGCCAGCGCGCTGGTGTCGAAGGTGCGGCGTATACCGAGCAGGTCCAGGCCCATGGGGAGGGTGGACACCCAGCCCTGCAGGCTGCGGTAGGTGGCGGGTGCGGCGTCCAGCAACAGCGAGGCCGCCAAGGCCCGGACCGCGGCGACCTCATCTGCGAGGGCTTCCTGCGTGGTGGCGTGGACGGTGAGGTAGAGGCCGAGGCGGAACAGTTTGCCTTCGCCGCGGGCGATCCGGGCGGAGAGCTCGTAGGCGTCCTCGGTGGCCGCGTCCATCTGCGGGTCCGCGAGGCGGCCGTGCTCGGCGGTGTGCCGGCGACCGGATTCCAGTTTCGCGAGCTGGTTTCGCAGGCGTGTCGCGGCGGTCGTGGGGTCGATCGGCTCGACGTGCAGCGACACATCCAGACGGCCCGGATAGGTCAGCAGGGGCTGCAGCCACCCCGGATGGACTTCCCGGGGATACCCGGTGATGGCGAAGGAGGAGACCCAGTCCCCGCCGACCTCCACATGCCGAGCCCCGATCCTCAGCGACTCCGGCGCGAACACCGCCGAACTCGCTTCCCGCGGCCCACGGTGCTGTGCACGGGCCCTCATGCCGCTCGCCCCCACTCGTCCTCGCCGGCGATGCCATTGGTGTGCCGCGATGTCTCGGGCCGGGTGGTGATGATGTCCTCCGCGCCGGCCACACCCGTAAAGGGCGGCAGGACGCGGTCGGGATTGCAGGCGGCGGCCAGCACACCGGTGGCCTGCCCCGCATCCAGCGCGGTCACCACTATCCCGGCAGGCGCCAGTAGGTCCACGGCTTCGGCCAGCCGTCGCACCAGGCGCGCTTCGGCGGCCCGCCGCGCCGCGTCCCCGGCGGGGACGCTCCTGGTGGTGCGCTTGTGGCGCCGCCAGGTGGGAAAGCCGGGTTTTCTGGTGGCGTGTTCCAGGGGTTCACGCAGGACGAGCAGGACCTGGCGGCGGAGCAGGTCGGCGTGCTCGGCGAGATAGTTGAGGTAGTCGGCGTGTTCGGCCGCGGCGGCTTCCAGCGCGGGGTGCGGCAATCCCCCGGCACGATCTCGAAGATCGGCGATCTGCGTGGTCAGGTCGAGACGTTCGGCGCGGATGAGGACCTGGATCGGGGCGGTCAGGGAATGCAGATAACGCCCGAAACCGGACACCAAACCGGCCTGTTCGGCCGGGGTCCGCAGCGCGAAATTCACCGTCGAGGCCACGGCCACGACCGCCAGTCCATCCGCGCCGAGATCCACCACACCGGCCTCGGCAGCAGATGCGCAACGCACGCCTGTCGCGGGCAACTCCACCGCCCCGAGCCGGGAGACGTCCTGGT
This genomic interval carries:
- a CDS encoding transposase; protein product: MSGRRMEIVVSVQPQPWPEPVPEIAAAIRAMYRGRREVPLAVQVRDQLGELFADAEFATAFGARGKPGWSPGMLAMITVLQKAEDLTDRQAADAVRTNLAWKYALGLELTDPGFDHTVLSEFRARVVQHRLEEKALDLLLAVLRDKGLVTAGGKQRTDSTHVIAAVRDLNRLELAGEAVRACLEALSAAAPHWVAEVLDVPGWSRRYQQRIDTWRLPTSQTKKDELALSYGKDGFTLLAAVYAPASPTWLRELPAVEILRVVLVQNYTRTVARNGREVIKRRGNDIDKDGGLPPGCRRLTSP
- a CDS encoding IS630 family transposase; amino-acid sequence: MIAGVRDARRLSPEAQEDLRRRVVAAVHGGMSQVEAARVFAVAPQSVSRWVQAWRKRGSKGLTGRRRGRKPGEQKALNARRQRKLRYAVAEHTPATFGLTGLVWTRKTVAELIRVRHGIVLNLRTVGNYLRSWGLSPQKPIRKAYEQDPESVRRWLEEDYLAIAARARREGALILWLDQTGIRSDATVARTWAPAGQTPAVGKTGKRFSVNAMCAIGNKGELYFTVYTGSFNGKVFLSFLDRLTRHLDRKVHLIVDGHPVHRRKTIQQWITKHAEAIAMHFLPGYSPELNPDELLNADLKRTVSTSTAPKTRAELKQAVRSFLHRLQKLPDRVRSYFGKPEVRYAA
- a CDS encoding MarR family transcriptional regulator — protein: MPSKNDNARTTAKQRRLKAVPTADTDSNPMPARTESQDKVWAALHANLGATTTDIAEAAGVGRSTAGKILATWAKDSSATRISGIGDGGRRSADCWTMTHTDQITPLRGTASPARDDTTAEPAAVDEPSQPQSPDPNDESTAEGQESAEDAREASGVDGPGPIIKRPRLSKGELRGMVEDYLTERPGEEFSPNAIGTALNRSSGAVNNALEKLVADGYAVQTEDKPKRFAAKQTDAPASY
- a CDS encoding M23 family metallopeptidase, which codes for MLAVVGGLVVLIVFMAAGAAGVVTTVLGGTHQTRCTFAGDETPAVPGYTSEQLANAATILTVGKQLNVPERGWIIALVTAIQESRLRNLDSGDRDSLGVFQQRPSQGWGKREQILDPTYSATQFYRHLLAVSDWPAMSINDAAQTVQRSGFPHAYARHEPAARQLLTALHGHTCTRTPAAGEWTVPVQGQCTSRFGPRGTGFHRGLDIAAPLGTPILAAGDGTVIDSGPATGYGLWIRIQHPDGTITIYGHNNRNHIQPGQRVRTGELIAEVGNRGESTGPHLHFQIEQHGQPIDPVVFFRRHGGPALCDQ
- a CDS encoding replication-relaxation family protein, whose protein sequence is MITKPTRQRALHGLKPARPTPRVANSVEHQATLAWRLTPRDKWIIRMLHEHRVLTASQITACAFPSFRSGRQRLRELFQWSVLDRFQPAIVLGTAPMHYVLGPAGAAVLAGEYGLDVKDLGYRRDRTMSISHHQRLAHTVGVNEWFTALISRAHYHPEETLRVWWSETRFARHFGDLVRPDAYGRWRTASGETEFFLEFDLSTETVARVARKLHGYAHLATATAITTPVLVWLPTGRREVTVRRQLHRTWRDLDQPHLVPVATAAADHLNPDTSHPSPAEPIWASLAATAGDVRYPLHDLADVWNLPAPSTVNDPAAGVTPPGVLPPPMPMPPPRQPRRVSR
- a CDS encoding type IV secretory system conjugative DNA transfer family protein, with protein sequence MPALPSAVISLVGGLIQDYLRDPWGALQLVFEHLCVGASAAAPVVVPGLIVGLVGVVGGRWWWRGRCRRRLIENARMVTILAPPTVDSAGGAALWSHLVGLLRPRWKRLLTGQPHLACEYVFSQTGVAIRLWVPGVIPPGLVERAVEAAWPGAHTRTSPAEPPLPAPGPGQRRVLVGGELRLARPDALPIRTDFDADPIRALIGAPVGLDREEHACVHILARPVTGHRLAQARRAARRTHSSSHFAGRVLDLITPGGATRHRDSSRDMARRDPQTSLEHSAANRAIVTKQRGSQYETVIRYAAATLLPHTATTTEVDTARAAARGRAHALAASFASYTGHNHYIRRRLRHPDLAFTQRRLGRGDLLSVPELAALAHLPTDEAIPGIQRAGAKAIAPPPGVATPGPQAKSLGVTNTGHPRPVALRVPDARHHLHVLGATGSGKSTLLASMILADAEAGRGTVVIDPKGDLVTDVLSRLPRTAAERVVLFDADARTRPPCLNPLDGGETDLTVDNLVSVFRRVYSAFWGPRTDDVMRAACLTLRAQDGTATLADLPTLLAEPAFRARVTAAVTDPVLKGFWSWYEDLTDASRSQVISPLMNKLRAFLLRPFVRDAIAAGPSTIDMTQVLDGGICLLRIPKGTLGEETTRLVGSLVVARVWQTTTARASIPQAQRRDAGMVIDECHNFLNLPYPMEDMLAEARGFRLAMTLAHQHLGQLPRELKEGISTNARSKIFFNASPEDARELARHTTPRLSDHDLAHLDVYHAAARLVLHGAEAEPFTLLTQPLPPPVPGRAREIRRIARSTSHQRASQPTESGEHQARSADPRRNT
- a CDS encoding VirB4 family type IV secretion system protein is translated as MRARAQHRGPREASSAVFAPESLRIGARHVEVGGDWVSSFAITGYPREVHPGWLQPLLTYPGRLDVSLHVEPIDPTTAATRLRNQLAKLESGRRHTAEHGRLADPQMDAATEDAYELSARIARGEGKLFRLGLYLTVHATTQEALADEVAAVRALAASLLLDAAPATYRSLQGWVSTLPMGLDLLGIRRTFDTSALAAAFPFTSADLPPADPTSVSAPAGVLYGFNVGSQGLVHWDRFAADNHNSVILGRSGAGKSYLVKLETLRSLYRGIEVAVIDPEDEYRRLADAVGGTYLHLGADGVRLNPFDLPITTGVDGTRTAPKDALVRRSLFLQTVISVLLDAPLSAGERAVLDEAIAATYRQAGITPDARTWTRPAPTLRDLRDTLTATGHTVAADLAARLHPYVDGAFQDLFNGPTTTRPDGHLVVFSLRDLPDELKPIGTLLTLDAVWRRVTHPVLRRPRLVVVDEAWLLMRQPAGAEFLFRMAKASRKHWAGLTVATQDTADVLGSDLGKAVIANAATQILLRQASQAIEEMTRTFDLSAGERQFLLSAEQGQGLLAAGTQRVAFHTVASPAEHALVTSDPAELADTPHPESTMDSGYVELGQATTHLAGDEPGTAVSDIRLPRST
- a CDS encoding PrgI family protein; its protein translation is MTEPIRIPSDVDREDRILANLTARQLAILASTGAALYLGWLATRTAVPLPVFVVLALPIAALVVALVLGQRDGVSLDRLAVAALRQRMAPARCVTAPGRVQPAPDWLTARAHHVSRQDQDVSRLGAVELPATGVRCASAAEAGVVDLGADGLAVVAVASTVNFALRTPAEQAGLVSGFGRYLHSLTAPIQVLIRAERLDLTTQIADLRDRAGGLPHPALEAAAAEHADYLNYLAEHADLLRRQVLLVLREPLEHATRKPGFPTWRRHKRTTRSVPAGDAARRAAEARLVRRLAEAVDLLAPAGIVVTALDAGQATGVLAAACNPDRVLPPFTGVAGAEDIITTRPETSRHTNGIAGEDEWGRAA